The Rhinopithecus roxellana isolate Shanxi Qingling chromosome 13, ASM756505v1, whole genome shotgun sequence genome contains a region encoding:
- the LOC104667442 gene encoding uncharacterized protein LOC104667442 has protein sequence MCSTVWTLEDILIQEDVNKFSKSIRKIEETQMGNECMGTHLSGKEGKASQPTEAHWRHRTSLQSRDSPSRKSSQALGGHGLRTRSREDTVTNPWLIWQVWAAARPVASPAPPDLCLQLSYNLGRAPMQLYGRQRCTTHIPFPGRACCPGCSECGSRWPPAISNFRELPCLRSRPFWRSSHLPEGLQKHSGHHDGQMWLMGAPLVAEALLGHIAVDFALSTFFSQELIPINIHPLPSQNTGHHAAASLTLVAEGLMGQEQCQCLPRGLCSHDFAPSVLPQTAAQSGGVKCR, from the exons CACTGTCTGGACTCTAGAAGATATTCTGATTCAAGAGGATGTAAATAAATTCTCtaagtcaataagaaaaatagaagaaacccAAATGGGCAATGAATGCATGGGAACTCACCTCAGTGGAAAGGAGGGAAAGGCAAGCCAGCCCACCGAAGCCCACTGGCGACATAGGACAAGCCTGCAAAGCAGAGACAGCCCCTCCAGGAAGAGCAGCCAGGCCTTGGGAGGACATGGCCTCAGGACCAGATCCAGGGAGGACACAGTCACTAACCCCTGGCTCATCTGGCAGGTGTGGGCAGCAGCCAGGCCCGTGGCTTCACCAGCTCCCCCTGATCTCTGCCTTCAGCTGTCCTACAACCTGGGTCGGGCACCTATGCAGCTTTATGGCAGGCAGAGATGCACCACCCACATCCCCTTTCCAGGTAGGGCTTGCTGCCCTGGCTGTAGCGAGTGTGGCAGCAGATGGCCTCCAGCTATCAGCAActtcagagagctgccttgcctgAGGTCCCGTCCCTTCTGGAGAAGCTCCCATCTGCCAGAGGGGCTACAAAAGCACAGTGGACACCATGATGGGCAAATGTGGCTCATGGGAGCACCACTGGTGGCTGAGGCACTGTTGGGCCACATAGCAGTTGACTTTGCTCTGTCCACCTTCTTTTCACAAGAGTTGATCCCAATAAACATCCATCCTCTTCCATCCCAAA ACACTGGCCACCACGCAGCAGCCTCCCTTACACTGGTGGCTGAGGGGCTGATGGGGCAGGAGCAGTGCCAGTGCCTGCCCAGGGGCCTGTGTTCCCACGACTTTGCACCCTCTGTCCTCCCACAGACAGCCGCCCAGTCTGGGGGAGTAAAGTGCAGGTAG